A window of the Budorcas taxicolor isolate Tak-1 chromosome 10, Takin1.1, whole genome shotgun sequence genome harbors these coding sequences:
- the F2RL2 gene encoding proteinase-activated receptor 3 produces MRAVVFAAFGALLLSPASCQSGMEYDADNLAVPTLPIKTFRGAPQNSFEEFPLSAIEGWTETTKTVKLKCPEELDSNLHVNNATMGYLSSTLSTKLIPTIYILVFAVGMPANAVTLWMLFCRTRTIRMTIFYTNLAVADFLFCVTLPFRIAYHLNGNNWVFGEVMCRATTVIFYGNMYCSILLLACISINRYLAIVHPFTYRGLPKRTYALLTCGLVWTMVFLYMLPFFVLKQEYYLAQQDISTCHDVHNTCASSSPFQPYYFISLAFFGFLIPFLVIVYCYAAIIWTLNAKDRRWLWYIKASLLTLVIFTICFAPSNLILIIHHANYYYSNTDALYFVYLIALCLGSLNSCLDPFLYFLMSKTTDHSTAYLTMVKSS; encoded by the coding sequence GCATGGAATATGATGCAGACAACTTGGCAGTGCCAACCTTGCCTATTAAGACCTTCCGTGGAGCTCCCCAAAATTCTTTTGAAGAGTTTCCCCTTTCTGCCATAGAAGGCTGGACAGAAACCACCAAAACCGTAAAACTCAAGTGCCCTGAAGAACTTGATTCAAATCTCCATGTGAATAATGCTACCATGGGGTACCTGAGCAGCACTTTAAGTACCAAATTGATACCCACCATCTACATCCTGGTGTTTGCAGTAGGAATGCCGGCCAATGCAGTGACCCTGTGGATGCTCTTCTGCAGGACCAGAACCATCCGGATGACCATCTTCTACACCAACCTGGCCGTTGCAGACTTTCTGTTTTGTGTTACACTGCCCTTTAGAATAGCTTACCATCTCAACGGGAACAACTGGGTATTTGGCGAGGTCATGTGCCGGGCCACCACGGTCATCTTCTACGGCAACATGTACTGCTCCATTCTGCTCCTCGCCTGCATCAGTATCAACCGCTACTTGGCCATCGTTCATCCTTTCACTTACCGGGGACTGCCCAAGCGCACCTATGCCTTGCTAACATGTGGACTGGTGTGGACAATGGTTTTCTTGTACATGCTGCCATTTTTCGTTCTGAAGCAGGAGTACTATCTTGCCCAGCAGGACATCAGCACCTGCCACGATGTCCACAACACATGCGCGTCCTCGTCGCCCTTCCAGCCCTACTACTTCATCTCCTTGGCATTCTTTGGGTTCCTAATCCCATTTCTGGTCATTGTCTACTGCTACGCAGCCATCATCTGGACGCTTAACGCAAAAGATCGGAGGTGGTTGTGGTACATTAAGGCGAGTCTCCTCACTCTTGTGATTTTCACCATTTGCTTTGCTCCAAGCAACCTCATCCTTATTATTCACCATGCAAACTACTACTACAGCAACACCGATGCCTTATACTTTGTCTATCTCATAGCGTTGTGCCTCGGAAGCTTGAATAGTTGCCTAGAtccattcctttattttctcatGTCAAAAACCACAGATCACTCTACTGCTTACCTTACAATGGTGAAATCATCTTAG